A DNA window from Burkholderia sp. HI2500 contains the following coding sequences:
- a CDS encoding DUF3383 domain-containing protein, with product MSNGLPVSRRINVTLSLAALAAQGANLNTALILGASTVIDTNERMRPYAGITDVAADYGTASPEYLAAALYFGQTPKPQSVCIGRWAKTATSGSLRGGVLSAAQQALAQWQAITNGAFNITIDGAARNVSALNFSSASNLNGVASIVQAGLASYATVVWTGSQFLVTSNSSGIGAAASGTITLTANPAANDTVTINGTAVTFVASAPTGSQVLIGANAAATAANLQAFLAASTDANLSQCSYSTAGAVTRVTAIAVGNAGNAITLAKSSAAITLSGATLAGGVAASTVSYATAPGTGTDVSAMLGLTSGLASAPVNGISAEQPTDAIAIFLDRFANQFLGIEIADTAVTDDQHVAVAAMIEADQAHIYGITTQNPQALDSTVTTDLASRLKALNYQYSVIQYSSASPYAISSFLGRLLTVDFNGNSTTITMDYKQEPGIVAETLSTSQANALQSKNCNVFAAYQNNTAIVQYGVTPSGIFVDSIYNAIWFKNAVQTAVYNLQYQSPTKIPQTDAGNALIAGAISSVCDQAVTNGYLAPGVWNSAGFGAIVQGQTLSKGYYVYAPPISSQSQADREARKSVSFQVAAKEAGAIGDVDIALTVNR from the coding sequence ATGTCCAACGGACTGCCGGTATCGCGCCGCATCAACGTGACGCTCAGCCTCGCGGCGCTCGCGGCGCAGGGCGCGAACCTGAACACCGCGCTCATTCTGGGCGCATCGACGGTGATCGACACGAACGAGCGGATGCGCCCGTACGCCGGAATCACCGACGTGGCTGCGGACTACGGCACTGCGTCGCCGGAATACCTCGCTGCGGCGCTATATTTCGGTCAGACGCCGAAGCCGCAGAGCGTGTGCATCGGCCGCTGGGCGAAGACGGCGACGTCGGGCTCGCTGCGCGGCGGGGTGCTGTCGGCGGCGCAGCAGGCGCTCGCGCAGTGGCAGGCGATCACGAATGGCGCGTTCAACATCACGATCGATGGCGCTGCGCGCAACGTGTCCGCGCTGAACTTCTCGTCTGCCTCGAACCTGAACGGCGTGGCCTCGATCGTGCAGGCGGGGCTCGCGTCGTATGCGACGGTCGTGTGGACCGGCAGCCAGTTCCTGGTGACGAGCAATTCCAGCGGGATCGGCGCGGCCGCGAGCGGCACGATCACGCTGACGGCGAACCCCGCCGCGAACGATACGGTCACTATCAACGGCACGGCCGTGACGTTCGTCGCTTCCGCGCCGACGGGCAGCCAGGTGCTGATCGGTGCCAACGCGGCGGCCACGGCAGCCAACCTGCAGGCGTTCCTCGCCGCTTCGACGGACGCGAATCTGTCCCAGTGCAGCTACTCGACGGCGGGCGCCGTCACGAGGGTGACCGCGATCGCGGTGGGCAACGCCGGCAATGCGATCACGCTCGCGAAGTCGAGCGCCGCCATCACGCTGTCGGGCGCCACGCTCGCCGGCGGTGTCGCGGCGTCGACGGTCAGCTATGCGACCGCGCCCGGCACCGGAACCGACGTTTCCGCGATGCTTGGCCTGACGAGCGGGCTCGCATCGGCACCGGTGAACGGGATCTCGGCCGAGCAACCGACCGACGCCATCGCGATCTTCCTCGATCGCTTCGCGAATCAGTTCCTCGGGATTGAAATCGCGGACACCGCGGTGACGGACGACCAACACGTCGCGGTTGCGGCGATGATCGAGGCCGACCAGGCGCACATCTACGGGATCACAACCCAGAACCCGCAGGCGCTGGACTCGACCGTGACGACCGACCTCGCGAGCCGCCTGAAGGCGCTCAACTACCAGTACTCGGTGATCCAGTACTCGAGCGCGAGCCCTTACGCGATCAGCTCGTTCCTCGGCCGCCTGCTGACCGTCGACTTCAACGGCAACAGCACGACGATCACGATGGACTACAAGCAGGAGCCGGGCATCGTCGCCGAAACGCTGTCGACGTCGCAGGCCAACGCGCTGCAGTCGAAGAACTGCAACGTCTTCGCGGCGTACCAGAACAACACCGCGATCGTGCAGTACGGCGTCACGCCGAGCGGTATCTTCGTCGACTCGATCTACAACGCGATCTGGTTCAAGAACGCGGTCCAGACGGCGGTCTACAACCTCCAGTACCAGAGCCCGACGAAGATCCCGCAGACGGACGCTGGTAATGCGCTGATCGCCGGCGCGATCTCGTCGGTGTGCGACCAGGCCGTGACGAACGGCTACCTCGCACCGGGTGTGTGGAACTCGGCCGGCTTCGGCGCCATCGTGCAGGGACAGACGCTGTCGAAGGGCTACTACGTGTATGCACCGCCGATCTCGTCGCAATCGCAGGCGGACCGCGAGGCCCGCAAGTCCGTCTCGTTCCAGGTCGCGGCGAAGGAGGCGGGCGCGATCGGCGACGTCGACATCGCGCTCACCGTCAACCGGTAA
- a CDS encoding phage structural protein, whose product MSTYSFVDVTATIVGPTGVFSLGYGEATAEEGIVIARAGDKNTMTIGSDGEGMHSLHADKSGQVTLRYLKTAPVNAKLMAMYDAQSLSSALWGKNLIEVSQTAAGDVITARSCAFKKAPELKYAKDGDIVEWIFDSIKIDSLLGTY is encoded by the coding sequence ATGAGCACCTATAGCTTTGTGGACGTCACGGCGACGATCGTCGGTCCGACGGGCGTGTTCTCGCTCGGCTACGGAGAGGCCACCGCAGAGGAAGGCATCGTGATCGCTCGCGCCGGCGACAAGAACACGATGACCATCGGCTCGGATGGCGAGGGCATGCATAGCCTGCATGCCGACAAGTCCGGCCAGGTGACGCTGCGTTACCTGAAGACCGCGCCCGTCAACGCCAAGCTGATGGCGATGTACGACGCGCAGTCGCTGTCGAGCGCCCTCTGGGGCAAGAACCTCATCGAGGTGTCGCAGACTGCGGCCGGTGATGTCATCACGGCGCGCAGCTGCGCGTTCAAGAAGGCGCCGGAACTGAAGTATGCGAAGGACGGCGACATCGTCGAGTGGATCTTCGACTCGATCAAGATCGACAGCCTGCTCGGGACGTACTGA
- a CDS encoding phage tail assembly chaperone, whose protein sequence is MATEIQLGGKRYQIGKLNAMQQFHVSRRIAPIIPSMIPVLMKFYAEIERSRNAAANAALGALAAGEDASAAEQRDMLGLVDSIAPVLQPFADALAGLKDEDAEYVFGTCLSVVERQHQNGWAKVWSAAHKTSLFDDMDMGSMLPLVVRVVVENLGPFINGLLTSQASSPAATTAG, encoded by the coding sequence ATGGCGACGGAAATCCAGTTGGGCGGCAAGCGGTACCAGATCGGCAAGCTGAACGCGATGCAGCAGTTTCACGTGAGCCGCCGCATCGCGCCGATCATCCCGTCGATGATTCCAGTGCTGATGAAGTTCTATGCGGAGATCGAGCGCTCGCGCAACGCTGCCGCGAACGCGGCGCTCGGCGCACTCGCAGCTGGCGAGGATGCCTCGGCCGCCGAACAGCGAGACATGCTCGGCCTCGTGGACTCGATCGCGCCGGTGCTGCAGCCATTCGCTGACGCGCTCGCCGGGCTGAAGGACGAAGATGCCGAGTATGTCTTCGGGACATGCCTGTCGGTAGTCGAGCGCCAGCATCAGAACGGCTGGGCGAAGGTCTGGTCGGCTGCCCATAAGACGTCGCTGTTCGACGATATGGACATGGGGTCCATGCTGCCGCTGGTCGTGCGCGTCGTGGTCGAGAACCTCGGCCCTTTTATCAACGGGCTGCTTACCAGCCAAGCGAGCAGCCCGGCGGCGACTACGGCTGGTTGA
- a CDS encoding DUF6889 family protein, with amino-acid sequence MKSLPGGEDWLLAPVHAQMCRFESLKDGTLDLADVALMNDSLAVRADNEAAWRRRQERENG; translated from the coding sequence TTGAAGTCGCTGCCCGGCGGCGAGGACTGGCTGCTCGCGCCCGTGCACGCGCAGATGTGCCGGTTCGAGTCGTTGAAGGACGGGACGCTTGATCTGGCCGACGTCGCGCTGATGAACGATTCACTCGCCGTCAGGGCAGACAACGAAGCGGCTTGGCGCCGCAGACAGGAAAGAGAAAATGGCTGA
- a CDS encoding glucosaminidase domain-containing protein, which yields MAESVVIREFLVALGFKVDEKGLKNFTEGVEGATKGVTRLITTISGAALTLGAGVSAFASKLERLYFVSQRTGAAATSLRAFDFAARNLGVSTDAAFGTIENLARFLRNNPAGEGYLASLGVQTRNANGELRDTVDIMSDLGGALAKMPTWRAAQYANIFGIDENLMLAMRNGDFEKLLKQYREMSATTGLDKAADDSHQFMIRLREIGTSFENLGIRVEGVMLQKIGPQLDHFQKWMDDHGEEIARRVGDIASAFVSAAAAMGPPLKWLADEFLELDKATDGWSTKLLFMVGIFKVLGGFQIIGGIWKMVTALRAMGAATAAASTAGTAAGGVGLLGRLLPFAARLAGGLGLLLHSDDLNSSEEEELRRRQALGPTIDGPQPSGAQGAPSTAAPPAPAPGQPGPATSNSGSNLSAPGFIDRVRAAIAAAKESERKYGVPWLVTFAQWALESGFGSSGLSKRSNNPFSIQAAKGQDFVWGLDHRADGTPYQAKFRRFKTLEEAFDAHAQLLAKGKPYANARKVMGNAFSFADALTGVYAEDRNYGAKLKKIMSNALQNPEWLAPSAGPSGVSNHVEINQDVKIQVSGSSDPDATARSVAREQKGVADATVRNMKGAMT from the coding sequence ATGGCTGAATCGGTCGTCATCCGCGAGTTCCTGGTCGCTCTCGGCTTCAAGGTCGACGAGAAGGGCCTGAAGAACTTCACGGAGGGCGTCGAGGGGGCAACTAAGGGCGTCACGCGCCTGATCACCACGATCTCCGGCGCCGCGCTCACGCTCGGCGCGGGCGTGTCCGCGTTCGCGTCAAAGCTCGAACGGTTGTACTTCGTGTCGCAGCGCACGGGCGCTGCGGCGACGAGCCTACGCGCGTTCGACTTCGCCGCCCGCAATCTCGGCGTGTCGACCGACGCCGCGTTCGGCACGATCGAGAACCTCGCGCGCTTCCTGCGCAATAACCCTGCGGGGGAGGGTTATCTCGCGAGCCTCGGCGTGCAGACGCGGAACGCAAACGGCGAGCTCCGCGACACAGTCGACATCATGTCGGATCTCGGCGGCGCGCTCGCCAAGATGCCAACCTGGCGCGCGGCCCAGTACGCGAACATCTTCGGGATCGACGAGAACCTGATGCTCGCGATGCGCAACGGGGACTTCGAGAAGCTCCTGAAGCAGTATCGCGAGATGTCGGCGACGACCGGGCTCGACAAGGCGGCCGACGACTCGCACCAGTTCATGATCCGGCTGCGCGAGATCGGGACGTCGTTCGAGAACCTTGGCATCCGCGTTGAGGGCGTGATGCTGCAGAAGATCGGGCCGCAGCTCGATCACTTCCAGAAGTGGATGGATGACCACGGCGAAGAAATCGCGCGCCGCGTCGGCGACATCGCGAGCGCCTTCGTCAGCGCGGCCGCTGCCATGGGACCGCCCTTGAAGTGGCTCGCCGACGAATTCCTTGAGCTGGACAAGGCGACCGATGGCTGGTCGACGAAACTGCTGTTCATGGTCGGCATTTTCAAGGTGCTGGGCGGGTTTCAGATCATCGGCGGTATCTGGAAGATGGTGACAGCGCTGCGCGCGATGGGTGCTGCCACGGCGGCCGCATCGACAGCTGGCACGGCCGCCGGCGGCGTAGGGTTGCTCGGCCGGCTGCTGCCGTTCGCGGCGCGCCTCGCAGGCGGCTTGGGCCTGCTGCTGCACAGCGACGACCTGAACAGCAGCGAGGAAGAAGAGCTTCGCCGGCGCCAGGCGCTCGGGCCGACGATTGACGGGCCGCAACCGAGCGGCGCGCAGGGTGCGCCGTCTACCGCAGCGCCGCCCGCGCCGGCGCCGGGCCAGCCCGGCCCAGCGACTTCGAATAGCGGCAGCAATCTGTCGGCACCGGGCTTCATCGATCGCGTGCGCGCCGCAATCGCCGCGGCGAAGGAGTCGGAGCGCAAGTACGGCGTCCCGTGGCTGGTCACGTTCGCGCAGTGGGCGCTTGAAAGCGGATTCGGTAGCAGCGGCCTGTCGAAGCGCAGCAACAACCCGTTCAGTATCCAGGCCGCCAAGGGTCAGGACTTCGTGTGGGGCCTTGATCATCGCGCTGACGGCACGCCGTACCAGGCGAAGTTCCGCCGGTTCAAGACGCTCGAGGAAGCGTTCGATGCGCATGCGCAGCTGCTCGCGAAGGGCAAGCCGTACGCGAATGCCCGGAAGGTGATGGGCAACGCCTTTTCGTTTGCCGACGCATTGACCGGCGTCTATGCCGAGGACCGCAACTACGGCGCGAAGCTCAAGAAGATCATGTCGAACGCACTGCAAAATCCCGAGTGGCTCGCGCCGTCGGCAGGGCCGTCCGGCGTGTCGAATCACGTCGAGATCAACCAGGACGTCAAGATTCAGGTGAGCGGATCCAGCGACCCTGATGCGACCGCGCGGTCGGTCGCGCGCGAGCAGAAGGGTGTCGCCGACGCCACGGTGCGGAACATGAAAGGGGCGATGACGTGA
- a CDS encoding phage baseplate protein, with protein MSTLSDILDVTLVGSKKIGTVTISAAIEEVYSDEVVVTEHPVETGAPVNDHAYMRPREILMKCGWSNADYEALLGAAVVSFDDTGANTMATGTYVDAIYSQLLQIQGTRLPIDVVSTRRKYSNMLITGLSVVTDVKSGSALMLTASLKQVIIVSTQATKLPPRANQANPAATAETQNAGAKSAVPASPAPGGSVPPTSM; from the coding sequence GTGAGCACGCTTTCCGACATCCTCGACGTCACACTCGTCGGCAGCAAGAAGATCGGCACCGTGACGATCTCGGCCGCCATCGAAGAGGTGTATAGCGACGAGGTGGTCGTCACCGAGCATCCGGTTGAAACCGGGGCGCCGGTGAACGACCACGCGTACATGCGGCCGCGCGAGATCCTGATGAAGTGCGGATGGAGCAACGCGGACTACGAGGCGTTGCTCGGCGCGGCCGTCGTGTCGTTCGACGATACCGGGGCTAACACGATGGCGACCGGCACATACGTCGATGCGATCTACAGCCAACTGCTGCAGATCCAGGGCACGCGGCTGCCGATCGACGTTGTGTCGACGCGCCGGAAGTATTCGAACATGTTGATCACCGGCCTCTCGGTCGTCACGGACGTGAAATCCGGCTCGGCGCTTATGCTAACGGCGTCGCTGAAGCAGGTGATCATTGTGAGCACGCAGGCGACGAAGCTACCGCCGCGCGCTAACCAGGCGAACCCGGCCGCGACTGCCGAGACGCAAAACGCGGGAGCGAAGTCAGCAGTGCCGGCGTCGCCGGCGCCGGGCGGCTCGGTTCCACCGACGAGCATGTGA
- a CDS encoding phage baseplate plug family protein, with protein MTTFYEIPLTPDPQTFTVTLSSVIYQLTVQYRAAGGTGWVLDVADASGSPLVNGIPLVTGTDLLGQYGYLGFGGRLWVQGAASPDDVPTFDDLGVGSHVFWVTN; from the coding sequence ATGACGACGTTCTACGAAATCCCGCTGACGCCGGACCCACAGACGTTCACGGTCACGCTGAGCAGCGTCATTTATCAGTTGACGGTGCAGTATCGCGCGGCTGGGGGCACGGGCTGGGTCCTTGATGTTGCGGACGCGAGCGGCAGTCCGCTGGTCAACGGTATCCCGTTGGTGACGGGAACCGACCTATTGGGGCAATACGGATATCTCGGCTTCGGTGGCCGTCTATGGGTGCAGGGAGCTGCGAGCCCCGATGACGTGCCGACGTTCGATGATCTGGGTGTTGGTTCTCACGTTTTCTGGGTGACAAACTGA
- a CDS encoding phage protein translates to MGTQQFGRKVSLIIGPDSGDALDLSGLRIVFRVQRGDLQTPNSARIRVYNVSDNTAQRAAAEFTRVVLQAGYEGNYGIIFDGSIIQVRRGRESPTDTYIDITAADGDMAYNFAVVNTTLAAGSTHADVVNACLNAMGKFGVTAGYIVDLPANPLPRGQVLFGMARDHLETVARSTQTLWSIQDGQLQIVPETSYVPGEIPVINAKSGMVGLPEQTQNGITVRMLLNPAVKIGRLIQLDNSSIQRYEFSLSSADAIASRNTALQNRINGDGFYYVMTNEFWGDTRGNDWYNEVICLAVDATAQDLNLVNKSDQNVSGVVPPKLGVIDPYG, encoded by the coding sequence ATGGGAACGCAACAATTCGGCCGCAAAGTCTCGCTGATCATCGGCCCGGACTCCGGCGACGCGCTGGACCTGTCCGGCCTGCGCATCGTATTCCGCGTGCAGCGCGGCGACCTCCAGACGCCGAACTCAGCAAGGATCCGGGTCTACAACGTGTCCGATAACACGGCGCAGCGCGCGGCGGCCGAGTTCACGCGCGTGGTGCTGCAGGCCGGCTACGAGGGCAACTACGGGATCATCTTCGACGGGTCGATCATTCAGGTGCGGCGCGGGCGTGAAAGCCCGACCGACACCTACATCGACATCACGGCGGCCGATGGCGACATGGCTTACAACTTCGCTGTGGTCAACACGACGCTCGCGGCAGGCTCGACGCATGCCGACGTCGTCAACGCGTGCCTGAATGCGATGGGGAAGTTTGGCGTGACCGCCGGCTATATCGTGGATCTGCCGGCGAATCCTCTGCCGCGAGGCCAGGTGCTGTTCGGCATGGCGCGCGACCACCTCGAAACGGTCGCGCGGTCGACGCAGACGCTCTGGTCGATACAGGACGGCCAACTGCAGATTGTGCCCGAGACGTCGTATGTTCCCGGCGAGATCCCGGTGATCAACGCAAAGTCGGGCATGGTCGGGCTGCCCGAGCAGACGCAGAACGGCATCACCGTGCGCATGCTGCTCAACCCGGCAGTGAAGATCGGTCGCCTGATTCAGCTCGACAACTCGAGCATCCAGCGATATGAATTCAGTTTGAGCAGCGCCGATGCCATCGCTAGTCGCAATACGGCGCTGCAAAACCGGATCAACGGTGATGGCTTCTATTACGTGATGACGAACGAGTTTTGGGGCGATACGCGCGGAAACGACTGGTACAACGAGGTGATTTGCCTGGCTGTGGATGCGACAGCACAGGATCTAAATCTCGTGAATAAGAGCGACCAGAATGTCAGCGGCGTGGTCCCCCCGAAACTCGGTGTGATTGATCCCTACGGCTGA
- a CDS encoding Gp138 family membrane-puncturing spike protein: MDRKERVDDELASLREALRGWQVGIWTALPGVIESFDAGAQTCVVQPAIKMPVRANDGTVTTAALPPVVDCPVQFPSGGNCTLTFPVAPGDECLVVFASRSFDAWWQSGGVQEQAALRMHDLSDGFVLLGFRSRPRALSGVSTSSAQLRSDDGATYIDLNPTLQKVRIVAPGGFDVVAPLATFSDAVSITGLLTFVGGMVGSALSGAAAVFNGVLNVIGQITANGKRVDDTHTHNGVQPGSGNSGTVN, encoded by the coding sequence ATGGATCGAAAAGAGCGAGTCGACGACGAGCTGGCGTCGCTGCGTGAAGCGCTGCGCGGATGGCAGGTAGGCATCTGGACGGCACTACCCGGCGTGATCGAGTCATTCGACGCTGGCGCGCAGACCTGCGTTGTGCAGCCGGCGATCAAGATGCCAGTTCGCGCCAACGACGGCACGGTCACGACTGCCGCGCTGCCGCCTGTTGTCGACTGCCCAGTGCAGTTCCCGTCTGGCGGGAATTGTACGCTGACCTTTCCGGTCGCTCCGGGCGACGAATGTCTGGTCGTGTTCGCGTCGCGCAGCTTCGATGCGTGGTGGCAGTCGGGCGGCGTTCAGGAGCAGGCCGCGCTCCGCATGCACGACCTATCGGACGGGTTCGTTCTGCTCGGCTTCCGCTCGCGCCCGCGCGCGTTGTCGGGCGTCAGCACCTCGTCCGCTCAGCTGCGCAGCGACGACGGCGCGACGTACATCGACCTGAACCCGACGCTGCAGAAGGTGAGGATCGTCGCGCCTGGCGGCTTCGACGTCGTCGCGCCGCTCGCGACGTTCTCGGATGCCGTGTCGATCACGGGCCTGCTGACCTTCGTCGGCGGCATGGTCGGCAGCGCGCTGAGCGGCGCGGCCGCGGTGTTCAACGGCGTGCTGAACGTGATCGGCCAGATCACCGCGAACGGCAAGCGCGTCGACGACACGCACACGCACAATGGCGTGCAGCCGGGCAGCGGGAACAGCGGCACCGTCAACTGA
- a CDS encoding baseplate J/gp47 family protein — MTTTLTTVAPTIDANGITAPTYADIYAYLQAQYQAIYGVDVYIDPDSQDGQLLAVFAQALADVNSVCIGVYNSFSPSKAVGAGLSSNVKINGIARQVASYSTADLLIVGQAGTTIANGIAKDGNGNQWALPATVTIPPAGEITVTATCQTLGAIAALAGTIDQIGTPTRGWQTVNNAADAAVGAPVETDAALRQRQTVSTALPSQTVLEGIVGAVENVSGVTRLAAYENDTNLVDSNGLPPHTISLVVEGGDATAIATAMAVKKTPGGGTYGTTSVTVLNRYGMPITMWFFRPTDAPIAVAISLRVLQGYTTATGVAIQQAVSDYINAIAIGGGTPQCVEWDSCIAAAKGVTGATTFKLASLALTGSRGAGTPDYALVFNEAASCTPDQVVITPV; from the coding sequence GTGACGACGACGCTCACCACTGTCGCGCCGACGATCGACGCGAACGGCATAACCGCGCCGACCTACGCGGACATTTACGCGTACCTTCAGGCGCAGTACCAGGCGATCTATGGGGTCGACGTGTATATCGATCCGGATAGCCAGGACGGCCAACTGCTCGCCGTGTTTGCTCAGGCGCTCGCGGACGTGAACTCGGTCTGCATCGGCGTCTACAACTCGTTCAGTCCGTCGAAGGCGGTCGGCGCCGGGCTGTCGAGCAACGTGAAGATCAACGGCATCGCACGGCAAGTCGCGTCGTACTCGACGGCAGACCTGTTGATCGTCGGGCAGGCCGGCACGACGATCGCGAACGGCATTGCGAAGGACGGGAACGGAAACCAGTGGGCGCTCCCGGCGACGGTCACCATTCCGCCGGCCGGCGAGATCACCGTGACCGCGACTTGCCAGACGCTCGGCGCGATCGCTGCGCTGGCCGGCACGATCGACCAGATCGGCACGCCGACGCGCGGCTGGCAGACGGTGAATAACGCGGCCGACGCGGCCGTCGGCGCGCCGGTCGAAACTGATGCGGCGTTGCGCCAGCGGCAGACCGTCTCGACGGCGCTCCCGTCCCAGACCGTGCTGGAAGGCATCGTCGGCGCGGTCGAGAATGTCAGCGGCGTCACACGGCTCGCCGCCTACGAGAACGACACGAATCTCGTAGATTCGAACGGGCTGCCGCCGCACACCATTTCGCTGGTCGTGGAAGGTGGTGATGCCACTGCGATCGCGACCGCGATGGCGGTCAAGAAGACGCCGGGTGGAGGAACGTACGGCACGACGTCCGTTACGGTGCTCAACCGCTATGGCATGCCTATCACCATGTGGTTCTTCCGCCCGACGGATGCGCCGATCGCTGTAGCGATTTCCCTCAGGGTACTGCAGGGCTACACGACCGCGACAGGCGTCGCGATCCAACAGGCGGTGTCCGACTATATCAACGCGATCGCGATCGGTGGCGGCACGCCGCAGTGCGTCGAATGGGACTCGTGCATTGCGGCCGCGAAGGGGGTGACGGGAGCGACGACGTTCAAGCTGGCGTCCCTCGCGCTGACTGGCTCGCGCGGCGCTGGCACGCCTGACTATGCGCTGGTGTTTAACGAAGCGGCGTCATGCACGCCTGATCAGGTAGTTATCACACCGGTTTGA
- a CDS encoding DUF2612 domain-containing protein, whose amino-acid sequence MAELDDYTALITSEHQPRPRFMAVVAALAAPAVDQINVLEGMPGLFDLDVAVGDQLDTVAEWVGTNRRVSTPLTGVYFSFDLDGLGFDQGVWKGPFDPDTGLTLLDDDTFRMVIRAQIAANHWDGTPDGAAAILELLAPAGSLVFIQDNQDMSMTIGVAGKQPSALFIALLNNGLLSVKPEAVRVNYEITTIDGDPLFGFDNDNQYCAGFDRGAWGASTIIAQDLLDYTFVLDVSLLG is encoded by the coding sequence ATGGCAGAACTGGACGATTACACCGCACTGATCACGTCGGAGCATCAACCGCGGCCGCGCTTTATGGCCGTGGTCGCCGCTCTGGCCGCGCCCGCCGTTGACCAGATCAATGTGCTCGAGGGCATGCCTGGGCTGTTCGACCTCGACGTCGCTGTCGGCGATCAGCTCGATACCGTAGCCGAATGGGTCGGTACGAATCGACGGGTGAGCACGCCGCTCACGGGCGTGTATTTCTCGTTCGATCTAGACGGCCTGGGCTTCGATCAGGGAGTCTGGAAGGGGCCTTTCGATCCTGACACTGGGCTGACGCTGCTCGACGACGACACGTTCCGAATGGTGATTCGCGCGCAGATCGCCGCGAACCACTGGGACGGCACGCCGGACGGCGCCGCAGCGATCCTCGAATTGCTGGCTCCGGCCGGATCGCTGGTGTTCATCCAGGACAATCAGGACATGTCGATGACGATCGGCGTGGCCGGCAAGCAGCCCTCGGCACTGTTTATTGCGCTGCTTAATAATGGTCTCCTGAGCGTCAAACCCGAGGCCGTTCGCGTCAATTACGAGATAACGACGATCGATGGTGATCCGCTGTTCGGGTTCGACAACGACAACCAGTATTGCGCCGGCTTCGATAGGGGAGCGTGGGGCGCGTCCACGATCATCGCGCAGGACCTGCTCGACTATACGTTCGTCCTCGACGTTTCACTTCTCGGCTGA
- a CDS encoding glycoside hydrolase family 19 protein, which translates to MTPQTLSAALEIPLARATPWADPLSAAMALYAIDSPVRQAAFLAQCGHETGRFQWLREIWGPTVAQRTYEPPAAKAAELGNTRAGDGFRYRGGGLLQITGRYNFREMGQKIGIDLEGNPDLITQPSVAAHASAQFWADHALSAFADAGDFLAISRAINLGNPRSAATPNGMPDRLALWGSCKKALGVA; encoded by the coding sequence ATGACACCACAAACCCTTTCCGCCGCGCTGGAGATTCCGCTCGCGCGCGCGACGCCGTGGGCCGATCCGCTCTCGGCCGCGATGGCGCTGTATGCGATCGATTCTCCCGTGCGCCAAGCCGCGTTTCTCGCGCAGTGCGGTCACGAAACAGGGCGCTTCCAGTGGCTCCGCGAGATCTGGGGGCCGACGGTCGCGCAGCGCACATATGAGCCTCCGGCGGCGAAGGCGGCCGAGCTGGGCAACACGAGGGCCGGAGATGGCTTCCGGTACCGCGGCGGCGGCCTGCTGCAGATCACCGGCCGCTACAACTTCCGTGAGATGGGCCAGAAGATCGGCATCGACCTGGAGGGAAACCCGGACCTGATCACACAGCCGTCCGTCGCCGCGCATGCCTCGGCGCAGTTCTGGGCCGACCACGCGCTTAGCGCGTTCGCAGACGCTGGTGACTTCCTCGCGATCAGCCGCGCGATCAACCTCGGCAATCCGCGCTCGGCGGCGACACCGAACGGCATGCCCGACCGCCTGGCGCTCTGGGGTTCCTGCAAGAAGGCACTCGGCGTCGCCTGA
- a CDS encoding lipase family protein translates to MTPRDYALLAQEAYSAKPDIGNADSASRAIVRQTPGGLVVAFPGTDNLDCVAADLDAHPIDVIGIGQVHHGFWKAWGAIAVDVLASIDGRPVTLVGHSLGAAIAIMAAAAMVVGGHPPAAVYGFEPPRVSTNGSVGAVLAKVPLNLFKNGNDIVPDLPPDWHHAGPIRQIGRAAFPFPNVTDHAIARVIGALTAEYAAVAAQK, encoded by the coding sequence ATGACCCCGCGCGATTACGCGCTGCTCGCGCAGGAAGCGTATTCCGCAAAGCCGGACATCGGAAACGCGGATAGCGCCTCGCGCGCAATCGTGCGGCAGACACCCGGCGGCCTGGTCGTCGCCTTCCCGGGCACCGACAACCTCGACTGCGTAGCGGCCGATCTTGACGCGCATCCGATCGATGTGATCGGCATCGGCCAGGTGCATCACGGGTTCTGGAAGGCGTGGGGCGCGATCGCCGTTGACGTGCTCGCCTCGATCGACGGGCGGCCGGTGACGCTCGTCGGGCACTCGCTCGGCGCCGCGATCGCGATCATGGCTGCGGCCGCGATGGTGGTCGGCGGCCATCCGCCGGCGGCCGTCTACGGCTTCGAACCGCCGAGGGTGAGCACGAACGGGAGTGTTGGGGCGGTGCTCGCGAAGGTGCCGCTGAACCTGTTCAAGAACGGGAATGACATCGTGCCGGACCTGCCGCCCGACTGGCATCATGCCGGCCCGATCCGGCAAATCGGCCGCGCGGCGTTTCCGTTCCCGAACGTGACGGATCACGCGATTGCTCGGGTGATTGGTGCGCTGACCGCCGAATATGCGGCCGTCGCGGCTCAGAAATAG